The Gloeobacter morelensis MG652769 genome contains the following window.
AAGCGGTGTTACACTCAAATTGACAATTTATTGCCCGCCGGTATGCCTCTGCTCAACCTGGTGCCCGACAACGGCAACCGCTTTGTGGCGGATGTCGAGAAGCATAGTTCCATCGCCCTCTGGGCGCCCCCCGAGGGCGGCATCGAAGGCAACTACCAGCGCCGGTTGCGGGGAATCGGCTATCGCACGCAGATCCTCACCGCCAAGGGGTTGGGGGATATCTCGCGTTTTTTGCTCGAGAGCCACGGCGTCCGCCCGGCCCATCTGGGCAAAAAGGACAAGCGCGTATTTACTTTACCGCCGGAACTGGCGATCTACATGGACACGCTGCCGGCGAGCGCCAAAGGTTTCGTGCTCTGGATCATCGAAGGCAAAGTGCTCTCGCTTTTTGAGCTGGAGTCTCTGGTCGGGCTGCCGGCGGCGGTCCCAAAACTCAAGGTGATCGTCGAGGTGGGCAGCGACTACAACATCCGCTGGATGCCGCTGGAGCAGGCGGTGTCCAAGATGGCGGAGGGGCGTTAGAATACGGACGTGAAATGCCTGGCCCGTCCGTATGGTTCTTTAGCTGCCGGTAGCTGGTTCAAGCTCATTGGAGGAGCCAGTCTCCAGAATCTTCCGACCCTATCCAATCTGGCACTTGTGTACACCCTGGCCGGGGCGGACTGCATCGACGTCTCCGCCGATCCGGCGGTGATCGCGGCAGTCGGTGAGGCGATAGTCCACGGTCGCCGTTTGGCGGGCTTCTCCCCGGATGCGGGGCCGTTTTTGATGGTGAGCCTCAGCGATGGAGACGATCCCCATTTTCGCAAGGCCCATTTCGATGCTGAGCGCTGTCCGAGCGACTGTCCGCGCCCCTGTCTGCGCATCTGTCCGGTGGACGCTATTGCTGCGGGCGGCATCGAGGCTCTGCGCTGCTACGGCTGCGGTCGCTGCGCCCC
Protein-coding sequences here:
- a CDS encoding NAD(P)H-quinone oxidoreductase subunit N, whose product is MPLLNLVPDNGNRFVADVEKHSSIALWAPPEGGIEGNYQRRLRGIGYRTQILTAKGLGDISRFLLESHGVRPAHLGKKDKRVFTLPPELAIYMDTLPASAKGFVLWIIEGKVLSLFELESLVGLPAAVPKLKVIVEVGSDYNIRWMPLEQAVSKMAEGR